Proteins from one Streptosporangium becharense genomic window:
- the hrpB gene encoding ATP-dependent helicase HrpB, producing the protein MRSDWSTLPVRHVLPELRAALDECGVAVLTAPPGTGKTTLVPLALAGLLDGSAPRRVIVTEPRRMAVRAAARRMAWLLESEVGVEIGFSVRGERRAGPATVVEVVTTGVLLQRLQRDPELDGVDTVLLDECHERHLDADTAMAFLLDVRATLRPDLRLVAASATADALPWAGLLGSSDASGPAPIVHASGIMHPVTPVWVPPAQAVAPPHGLRVDPVFLAHVAAVVRRALAEHEGDVLCFLPGVGEIGRVAAALSDLPGAEVLQVHGQAPARVQDSVLSPGAERRVVLATSIAESSLTVPGVRIVVDSGLAREPRTDHARGLGSLTTVRSSRASATQRAGRAGREAPGVVYRCWSEAEHGRLPERPRPEIALADLTGFALQAACWGDPAATGLALLDPPPPAAMDAARRTLHALGALAPSGRVTGRGRRMAGAGVHPRLARALIDAGPGAAEVVALLSEQLPRDAGDDLVAVWRSVRRGDDGFAARWRQETRRLARAVPGDPGGGAGNGAAGDGGTGGHARAGRDRAGHGDDAVAGTVVALAYPERVARRRGGAYLMASGTAAELPRGSRLGTAEWLAVAVADRPAGAASARIRQAVVIDEEIARLAAAPLLGVEEEISWRVPPGERRGDVSARRVERLGAIELSVAALRDADVRPAVLDGLRTEGPAVLRWTPEAVALRERLAFCRRALGDPWPATDDDALVEAADRWLEPELSRARRRADLERIDVAAALARLVPWNARLVEVAPERIEVPSGSRIRVDYSGERPVLAVKVQELFGWAEAPRVAGVPLLIHLLSPAGRPAAVTADLASFWRDGYRAVRAELRGRYPKHPWPEDPLSAAATRRTNPRR; encoded by the coding sequence GTGCGTTCAGACTGGTCCACCCTGCCCGTCCGTCACGTGCTGCCCGAGTTGCGGGCGGCGCTGGACGAGTGCGGCGTGGCCGTGCTCACCGCCCCTCCCGGCACCGGCAAGACCACTCTCGTCCCGCTCGCGCTGGCCGGGCTGCTGGACGGCTCGGCACCGAGACGGGTGATCGTGACCGAGCCCCGCCGGATGGCGGTGCGGGCGGCGGCGCGGCGGATGGCGTGGCTGCTGGAGTCCGAGGTGGGCGTGGAGATCGGGTTCTCGGTCCGCGGGGAGCGCCGGGCCGGGCCCGCCACGGTCGTCGAGGTCGTCACCACGGGCGTGCTCCTCCAGCGGCTCCAGCGCGACCCGGAACTCGACGGCGTGGACACGGTCCTGCTGGACGAGTGCCACGAGCGCCACCTGGACGCCGACACGGCCATGGCCTTCCTCCTCGACGTGCGTGCCACCCTCCGCCCCGACCTGCGTCTCGTCGCCGCCTCCGCCACGGCCGACGCCCTGCCCTGGGCCGGTCTCCTCGGCTCCTCCGACGCCTCCGGTCCCGCACCGATCGTGCACGCCTCCGGGATCATGCATCCGGTCACCCCCGTCTGGGTGCCACCCGCGCAGGCCGTCGCACCCCCGCACGGCCTGCGGGTCGATCCGGTGTTCCTGGCCCACGTCGCCGCGGTCGTCCGGCGCGCGCTGGCCGAGCACGAGGGGGACGTCCTGTGCTTCCTGCCGGGGGTCGGCGAGATCGGCCGGGTGGCCGCGGCCCTTTCCGATCTCCCCGGTGCCGAGGTGCTGCAGGTGCACGGCCAGGCCCCGGCCCGGGTCCAGGATTCGGTGCTGTCACCCGGCGCGGAGCGCAGGGTGGTGCTCGCCACCTCGATCGCCGAGTCGAGCCTGACCGTGCCGGGTGTCCGGATCGTGGTCGACTCCGGCCTGGCCCGGGAGCCGCGTACCGACCACGCCCGCGGGCTCGGTTCGCTCACCACCGTCCGCTCCTCGCGCGCTTCGGCGACCCAGCGGGCCGGACGGGCGGGCCGCGAGGCGCCGGGCGTGGTGTACCGGTGCTGGTCCGAGGCGGAGCACGGCCGGCTCCCCGAACGTCCCAGGCCCGAGATCGCCTTGGCCGACCTGACCGGCTTCGCGCTCCAGGCCGCCTGCTGGGGTGACCCGGCCGCCACCGGCCTGGCCCTCCTCGACCCGCCGCCGCCCGCCGCGATGGACGCCGCCCGCCGCACCCTGCACGCCCTCGGCGCGCTCGCCCCCTCCGGACGGGTGACGGGCCGGGGGCGGCGAATGGCCGGAGCGGGCGTCCACCCCCGCCTGGCGCGGGCCCTGATCGACGCGGGCCCCGGGGCCGCGGAGGTGGTCGCCCTGCTGTCCGAGCAACTCCCCCGCGACGCGGGTGACGACCTGGTGGCCGTCTGGCGTTCCGTCCGCCGGGGGGACGACGGGTTCGCCGCCCGCTGGCGTCAGGAGACGAGACGCCTGGCCCGGGCCGTCCCGGGCGACCCGGGGGGCGGTGCGGGAAACGGTGCCGCGGGAGACGGCGGCACCGGCGGGCACGCCCGCGCGGGCCGTGACCGCGCGGGTCATGGTGACGACGCGGTGGCCGGGACGGTCGTGGCGCTGGCCTACCCGGAGCGGGTGGCCCGGCGGCGCGGCGGCGCGTATCTGATGGCCTCGGGCACGGCCGCCGAACTGCCACGCGGGTCACGGCTGGGCACGGCCGAATGGCTGGCCGTCGCGGTCGCGGACCGTCCCGCGGGGGCCGCGTCGGCCAGGATCAGGCAGGCGGTGGTGATCGACGAGGAGATCGCGAGGCTGGCCGCCGCTCCGCTGCTCGGCGTCGAGGAGGAGATCTCCTGGCGCGTCCCGCCGGGAGAGCGGCGCGGCGACGTCTCGGCGCGCCGGGTGGAACGGCTGGGCGCCATCGAGCTGTCCGTCGCGGCGCTGCGCGACGCCGACGTGCGGCCCGCCGTCCTCGACGGCCTGCGCACCGAGGGCCCGGCGGTCCTGCGCTGGACGCCCGAGGCCGTCGCTCTCCGCGAGCGCCTGGCCTTCTGCCGTCGCGCGCTCGGCGACCCGTGGCCCGCGACGGACGACGACGCCCTGGTGGAAGCCGCCGACCGCTGGCTGGAGCCGGAGCTGTCACGTGCCCGCCGCCGCGCCGATCTGGAGCGGATCGACGTGGCCGCCGCCCTGGCGCGCCTGGTCCCGTGGAACGCCCGCCTGGTGGAGGTGGCCCCGGAACGGATCGAGGTGCCCAGCGGGTCTCGGATCAGGGTCGACTACTCGGGTGAGCGGCCGGTGCTGGCGGTCAAGGTGCAGGAGCTGTTCGGGTGGGCCGAGGCCCCCCGCGTCGCGGGCGTCCCCCTGCTGATCCACCTGCTCTCCCCCGCGGGCCGCCCGGCGGCCGTCACCGCCGACCTGGCCTCGTTCTGGCGCGACGGCTACCGCGCGGTCCGCGCCGAGCTGCGCGGCCGGTACCCGAAGCATCCCTGGCCCGAGGATCCCCTGTCGGCCGCCGCGACCCGCCGCACCAACCCCCGCCGCTGA